The following coding sequences lie in one Cronobacter universalis NCTC 9529 genomic window:
- the surE gene encoding 5'/3'-nucleotidase SurE: MRILLSNDDGIHAPGIQALAKALREFAEVQVVAPDRNRSGASNSLTLESSLRTFTYPNGDIAVQMGTPTDCVFLGVNALMRPRPDVVVSGINAGPNLGDDVIYSGTVAAAMEGRHLGLPALAVSLNGHEHYETAAAVTCTLLRALAREPLRTGRILNINVPDLPLEEIKGIRVTRCGSRHPADKVIPQDDPRGNTLYWIGPPGDKLDAGPDTDFAAVDEGYVSVTPLHVDLTAHSAQDVVTRWLSSAGVNGQW, translated from the coding sequence ATGCGGATATTGCTGAGTAATGATGATGGGATCCACGCGCCGGGCATTCAGGCGCTGGCGAAGGCGCTGCGTGAATTCGCCGAGGTTCAGGTGGTGGCTCCCGACCGCAACCGTAGCGGCGCGTCTAACTCCCTGACGCTGGAATCTTCGCTTCGCACGTTCACTTACCCCAACGGCGATATCGCGGTGCAGATGGGTACCCCCACCGACTGCGTCTTCCTCGGCGTTAACGCGCTGATGCGTCCGCGCCCTGATGTGGTGGTCTCCGGCATTAACGCCGGGCCGAATCTGGGCGATGACGTGATTTACTCCGGCACCGTGGCCGCGGCGATGGAAGGCCGTCATCTGGGCCTGCCGGCGCTCGCGGTGTCGCTCAACGGCCACGAGCATTACGAGACCGCCGCTGCCGTGACCTGTACGCTGTTACGCGCGCTCGCCCGCGAGCCGCTGCGCACCGGACGCATCCTCAACATCAACGTGCCCGATCTGCCGCTTGAGGAGATCAAAGGCATTCGCGTCACCCGCTGCGGCAGCCGTCATCCGGCGGATAAAGTCATTCCGCAGGACGATCCGCGCGGCAATACGCTCTACTGGATAGGCCCGCCGGGCGATAAGCTCGACGCCGGCCCGGATACCGATTTCGCCGCGGTGGACGAGGGCTACGTCTCCGTCACGCCGCTGCATGTCGATTTAACCGCGCACAGCGCGCAGGATGTGGTGACCCGCTGGTTATCCAGCGCCGGAGTGAACGGGCAATGGTAA
- the ispD gene encoding 2-C-methyl-D-erythritol 4-phosphate cytidylyltransferase — MAPSFADVIAVVPAAGIGSRMQTECPKQYLTIGNQTILEHAVAPLLQHPRISRVIIAISPADTAFARLPLAAHPDIQVVRGGAQRADSVLAGLQAAGDARWALVHDAARPCLAAQDLERLLALTETSQVGGILASPACDTMKRAEPGKPAIAHTVDRENLWHALTPQLFPLELLRDCLTRALAEGATITDEASALEHCGFHPALVAGRADNIKVTRPEDLALAAFYLTRLTPMETA; from the coding sequence ATGGCGCCTTCCTTTGCGGACGTGATTGCCGTGGTGCCGGCGGCCGGAATCGGCAGCCGTATGCAGACGGAATGTCCCAAACAATACCTCACCATCGGGAACCAGACGATTCTCGAACACGCGGTCGCCCCGCTGTTGCAGCATCCGCGCATCAGCCGGGTGATCATCGCAATAAGCCCCGCCGACACCGCCTTCGCCCGGCTGCCGCTCGCGGCGCATCCGGATATCCAGGTGGTGCGCGGCGGCGCGCAGCGGGCCGACTCCGTGCTGGCCGGGCTCCAGGCCGCTGGCGACGCGCGCTGGGCGCTGGTGCATGACGCCGCGCGCCCGTGCCTTGCCGCCCAGGATCTCGAACGCCTGCTGGCCCTGACGGAAACCAGTCAGGTCGGCGGCATTCTCGCGTCGCCCGCCTGCGACACCATGAAGCGCGCGGAGCCGGGCAAACCCGCCATCGCGCATACCGTCGATCGCGAAAATCTCTGGCACGCGCTCACCCCGCAGCTGTTCCCGCTGGAACTGCTGCGCGACTGCCTGACGCGCGCGCTCGCTGAAGGCGCGACTATTACCGACGAAGCCTCGGCGCTGGAGCACTGCGGTTTCCACCCGGCGCTGGTCGCCGGTCGCGCGGACAATATTAAAGTAACCCGCCCTGAGGACCTGGCCCTGGCGGCGTTTTATCTGACCCGGTTAACCCCTATGGAGACGGCATAA
- the cysC gene encoding adenylyl-sulfate kinase has product MAQHDENVVWHAHPVTAAQREQLHGHRGAVLWFTGLSGSGKSTVAGALEEALHQLGVSTYLLDGDNVRHGLCSDLGFSDDDRKENIRRVGEVAKLMVDAGLVVLTAFISPHRAERQMVRDQLGEGRFIEVFVDTPLSVCEARDPKGLYKKARAGELRNFTGIDAVYEAPESPEIHLDGQQLVTNLMAQLLDLLRREDIIKS; this is encoded by the coding sequence ATGGCGCAGCATGACGAAAACGTCGTCTGGCACGCCCACCCGGTGACCGCGGCGCAGCGCGAGCAGCTCCACGGCCACCGCGGCGCGGTGCTGTGGTTTACGGGGCTTTCGGGCTCCGGCAAATCCACCGTCGCAGGCGCGCTGGAAGAGGCGCTGCATCAGCTTGGCGTCAGCACCTATCTGCTGGATGGCGACAACGTGCGCCACGGCCTGTGCAGCGATCTGGGCTTTAGCGACGACGATCGTAAAGAGAACATTCGCCGCGTCGGCGAAGTGGCGAAACTGATGGTGGACGCGGGCCTGGTGGTACTGACCGCGTTTATCTCGCCGCACCGCGCCGAACGTCAGATGGTGCGCGATCAGCTGGGGGAAGGGCGCTTTATCGAGGTGTTTGTGGACACGCCGCTTTCGGTGTGCGAAGCGCGCGATCCGAAGGGGCTGTATAAAAAAGCCCGCGCCGGCGAACTGCGTAACTTTACCGGCATTGATGCCGTGTATGAGGCACCCGAGAGCCCGGAAATTCATCTCGACGGCCAACAATTGGTAACAAATTTGATGGCGCAATTATTAGACCTGCTGCGTCGCGAAGATATCATCAAATCCTGA
- the cysD gene encoding sulfate adenylyltransferase subunit CysD: MDQKRLTHLRQLEAESIHIIREVAAEFANPVMMYSIGKDSSVMLHLARKAFYPGTLPFPLLHVDTGWKFREMYEFRDRTAKAYGCELLVHKNPEGVAMGINPFVHGSAKHTDIMKTEGLKQALNKYGFDAAFGGARRDEEKSRAKERIYSFRDRFHRWDPKNQRPELWHNYNGQINKGESIRVFPLSNWTELDIWQYIYLENIEIVPLYLAAERPVLERDGMLMMIDDDRIDLQPGEEIKPRMVRFRTLGCWPLTGAVESNAQTLPEIIEEMLVSTTSERQGRVIDRDQAGSMELKKRQGYF; encoded by the coding sequence ATGGATCAAAAACGACTCACTCACCTGCGGCAACTGGAGGCGGAAAGCATCCATATCATTCGTGAAGTGGCTGCGGAATTCGCCAACCCGGTGATGATGTACTCCATCGGCAAAGACTCCAGCGTCATGCTGCATCTGGCGCGCAAGGCGTTTTACCCCGGCACGCTGCCGTTCCCGCTGCTGCATGTGGATACCGGCTGGAAGTTTCGTGAAATGTACGAATTTCGCGACCGCACCGCCAAAGCCTACGGCTGCGAGCTGCTGGTGCACAAAAACCCGGAAGGCGTGGCGATGGGCATTAACCCGTTCGTCCACGGCAGCGCCAAGCACACCGACATCATGAAAACCGAAGGGCTGAAGCAGGCGCTGAACAAATACGGTTTCGACGCGGCCTTCGGCGGCGCGCGCCGCGATGAAGAGAAATCGCGCGCGAAAGAGCGTATCTACTCCTTCCGCGACCGCTTCCACCGCTGGGACCCGAAAAACCAGCGCCCGGAGCTGTGGCACAACTACAACGGCCAGATCAACAAAGGCGAAAGCATTCGCGTCTTCCCGCTCTCAAACTGGACGGAGCTGGATATCTGGCAATACATCTACCTGGAAAATATCGAAATCGTTCCGCTGTATCTGGCCGCCGAGCGTCCGGTGCTGGAGCGCGACGGCATGCTGATGATGATCGACGACGATCGCATCGATTTGCAGCCGGGCGAAGAGATCAAACCGCGCATGGTGCGCTTCCGTACCCTGGGCTGCTGGCCGCTGACCGGCGCGGTGGAATCGAACGCGCAGACGCTGCCGGAGATCATCGAAGAGATGCTGGTTTCCACCACCAGCGAGCGCCAGGGGCGCGTTATCGACCGCGACCAGGCAGGCTCAATGGAGCTTAAAAAACGTCAGGGTTATTTCTAA
- a CDS encoding DUF1493 family protein has protein sequence MRGNDDVLAFFRKALPTLADLRLNSIPLELDDALQEYAESDDLLAAINQYDQHFHVDMSAMNWDRYFPWKKPWFFRKWFTRKPVVQTAKPLTVRMFAQSAKAGRWLFD, from the coding sequence ATGAGGGGTAACGACGACGTGCTGGCTTTCTTTCGCAAGGCATTGCCCACGCTTGCCGATCTCAGGCTTAACAGCATCCCTCTCGAACTGGATGATGCGTTGCAGGAATATGCGGAATCTGACGATCTGCTGGCAGCCATTAACCAGTACGATCAACATTTTCATGTCGATATGTCAGCAATGAACTGGGATCGCTACTTTCCGTGGAAAAAACCGTGGTTCTTTCGGAAATGGTTCACCCGTAAACCTGTTGTGCAGACGGCGAAACCGTTGACCGTACGCATGTTTGCGCAATCCGCGAAAGCCGGGCGCTGGCTGTTTGACTGA
- the nlpD gene encoding murein hydrolase activator NlpD, which translates to MSAGSPTFTARRVAALSLISLCLAACNSNNSSAPAPVSSVGGSANSSSAGASSGAGGGMIMPPSNISTQASQPQIQPAPVQPQISQPRQAQAIPEQPVQTQNGRIVYNRKYGNIPKGSYTGGSTYTVKRGDTLFYIAWITGNDFRDLAQRNHIEAPYGLNVGQTLQVGNASGTPITGGNAITQADASAQGIVSKPAQNTSTVVASKPTIIYSEDSGEQSANKMLPGNVSSGAVVAPSTAPVVSTQEPTVSSTTNSAPVATWRWPTEGNVIENFSAAEGGNKGIDIAGSKGQAIIATADGRVVYAGNALRGYGNLIIIKHNDDYLSAYAHNDTMLVREQQEVKAGQKIATMGSSGTSSTRLHFEIRYKGKSVNPLRYLPQR; encoded by the coding sequence ATGAGCGCGGGAAGCCCAACCTTCACAGCACGCCGTGTCGCGGCGCTGTCACTGATTTCGCTTTGTCTGGCGGCATGTAATTCAAATAACTCCTCCGCACCGGCGCCCGTCAGTTCCGTTGGCGGCAGCGCGAACAGCAGCAGCGCAGGGGCCAGTTCCGGCGCAGGCGGCGGGATGATCATGCCGCCATCGAATATCTCAACGCAGGCCAGCCAGCCGCAGATCCAGCCGGCGCCGGTTCAGCCGCAGATTAGCCAGCCGCGACAGGCGCAGGCCATCCCCGAACAGCCGGTTCAGACCCAAAACGGGCGCATTGTTTACAATCGCAAGTATGGGAATATTCCGAAAGGTAGCTATACCGGCGGCAGCACCTATACCGTGAAACGCGGCGATACGCTGTTCTATATCGCCTGGATCACCGGGAACGATTTCCGCGATCTCGCCCAGCGTAACCACATCGAAGCCCCGTACGGCCTGAATGTCGGCCAGACGCTGCAGGTCGGCAACGCGTCAGGAACGCCTATTACCGGTGGGAACGCCATTACTCAGGCTGACGCCAGCGCACAAGGAATAGTCTCAAAACCTGCGCAAAATACCAGCACAGTGGTTGCGTCGAAACCGACAATTATTTACTCTGAGGATTCAGGTGAACAGAGTGCTAACAAAATGTTGCCTGGGAATGTGAGCTCTGGGGCAGTCGTAGCTCCTTCCACAGCGCCTGTTGTTAGCACGCAAGAACCGACCGTAAGCAGCACGACCAATAGCGCACCTGTCGCTACCTGGCGCTGGCCGACTGAAGGCAACGTTATCGAGAACTTCTCCGCCGCTGAAGGGGGGAACAAAGGGATCGATATCGCAGGCAGCAAAGGACAGGCAATCATCGCGACCGCAGATGGTCGTGTTGTGTACGCCGGTAATGCGCTCCGCGGTTACGGTAATCTTATTATCATCAAACACAACGATGATTACCTGAGTGCCTACGCCCATAACGACACAATGCTGGTCCGGGAACAACAAGAAGTTAAGGCGGGGCAAAAAATCGCTACCATGGGTAGCTCCGGAACCAGTTCAACACGCTTGCATTTTGAAATTCGTTACAAGGGGAAATCCGTAAACCCGCTGCGCTATTTGCCGCAGCGATAA
- the ftsB gene encoding cell division protein FtsB, with protein MGKLTLLLLALLVWLQYSLWFGKNGIHDYSRVADDVAVQQATNAKLKARNDQLFAEIDDLNGGQEAIEERARNELSMTKPGETFYRLVPDATKRAGGPAQNNR; from the coding sequence ATGGGTAAACTAACGCTGCTATTGCTGGCTTTGCTGGTCTGGCTACAGTATTCGCTGTGGTTTGGAAAAAACGGCATCCACGACTATTCCCGCGTAGCTGACGACGTGGCGGTACAGCAGGCCACGAACGCCAAACTCAAAGCGCGTAACGATCAGCTTTTCGCCGAGATTGACGATCTCAACGGCGGTCAGGAAGCTATCGAAGAGCGCGCGCGCAACGAATTAAGCATGACCAAACCGGGCGAAACCTTCTATCGCCTGGTGCCGGACGCCACGAAACGCGCCGGCGGGCCTGCGCAAAATAATCGATAA
- a CDS encoding protein-L-isoaspartate(D-aspartate) O-methyltransferase — translation MVNNRVQTLLNQLRAQGIKDERVLEAISRVPREKFVDEAFEHKAWENVALPIGSGQTISQPYMVARMTELLTLTPASRVLEIGTGSGYQTAILAHLVHHVCSVERIKSLQWHARRRLKQLDLHNISTRHGDGWQGWQARAPFDAIIVTAAPPEIPTALLSQLDEGGILVLPVGDEQQVLKRVRRRGSEFIIDTVEAVRFVPLVKGELA, via the coding sequence ATGGTAAACAATCGTGTTCAGACCCTTCTGAATCAACTGCGTGCTCAGGGCATCAAAGATGAACGCGTGCTTGAGGCCATTTCGCGCGTGCCGCGTGAAAAGTTTGTCGATGAAGCGTTTGAGCACAAAGCCTGGGAGAACGTGGCGCTGCCTATTGGTTCAGGGCAAACCATTTCTCAGCCTTATATGGTGGCGCGGATGACCGAGCTTCTGACGCTCACGCCCGCCTCACGGGTGCTGGAAATCGGCACCGGCTCCGGCTACCAGACGGCGATTCTGGCCCATCTGGTGCATCACGTCTGTTCCGTCGAGCGCATTAAAAGCCTGCAATGGCACGCCAGACGGCGTTTAAAGCAGCTCGATCTGCACAATATCTCCACCCGTCACGGCGATGGCTGGCAGGGGTGGCAGGCGCGCGCGCCATTTGACGCTATCATTGTGACTGCCGCTCCGCCTGAAATCCCGACAGCGTTACTGTCGCAGCTGGACGAGGGCGGCATTCTGGTTCTTCCCGTGGGCGACGAACAGCAGGTGTTAAAGCGCGTTCGTCGGCGGGGGAGCGAATTTATTATCGACACCGTAGAAGCCGTACGTTTTGTTCCTCTGGTGAAAGGGGAGCTGGCGTAA
- a CDS encoding DUF3561 family protein, whose amino-acid sequence MRNTTNMIVTQADNAPAVEEPTWAWPGAVVGFISWLLALGAPFLLYGSNTLFFMLYTWPFFLALMPVAVVVGVAVFSLLARRLVYSTLATLISVGLMFGLLFLWLVS is encoded by the coding sequence ATGCGGAATACCACGAATATGATTGTTACCCAGGCGGATAACGCGCCTGCCGTCGAAGAACCCACCTGGGCCTGGCCTGGCGCCGTGGTGGGCTTTATTTCGTGGCTGCTGGCGCTTGGCGCGCCGTTTCTGCTCTACGGCTCCAATACGCTCTTTTTTATGCTCTACACCTGGCCGTTTTTTCTGGCGCTGATGCCGGTGGCCGTGGTGGTCGGCGTGGCGGTCTTTTCACTGCTGGCGCGTCGTCTGGTTTACAGCACGCTTGCCACGCTGATAAGCGTCGGGCTGATGTTCGGGCTGCTCTTTCTCTGGCTGGTGAGCTAA
- the cysN gene encoding sulfate adenylyltransferase subunit CysN has product MNTTIAQQIANEGGVEAYLHAQQHKSLLRFLTCGSVDDGKSTLIGRLLHDTRQIYEDQLSSLHNDSKRHGTQGEKLDLALLVDGLQAEREQGITIDVAYRYFSTEKRKFIIADTPGHEQYTRNMATGASTCDLAILLMDARKGVLDQTRRHSFISTLLGIKHLVVAVNKMDLVDFSEETFERIRQDYLTFAGQLPGNLDIRFVPLSALEGDNVAVQSQNMPWYTGPTLLEVLENIEIQRVVDEQPLRFPVQYVNRPNLDFRGYAGTVAGGVVKVGQRVKALPSGVESSVARIVTFDGDLEEAGAGEAVTLVLKDEIDISRGDLLVDASQTLAAVQSAAVDVVWMAEQPLVPGQSYDIKIAGKKTRARVDNVQYQVDINNLTQRVVENLPLNGIGLVDLTFDEPLNLDKYQENPVTGGLIFIDRLSNVTVGAGMVREPQQNVYQEPSAFSAFELELNQLIRRHFPHWGARDLLGGK; this is encoded by the coding sequence ATGAACACCACTATCGCACAACAGATCGCCAACGAAGGCGGCGTGGAAGCCTATCTGCACGCCCAGCAGCACAAAAGCCTGCTGCGCTTTCTGACCTGCGGCAGCGTGGATGATGGGAAAAGCACCCTGATTGGCCGCCTGCTCCACGATACCCGCCAGATTTATGAAGATCAGCTATCTTCCCTGCACAATGACAGCAAACGTCATGGCACCCAGGGCGAGAAGCTGGATCTCGCGCTGCTGGTGGACGGCCTTCAGGCCGAGCGCGAGCAGGGCATCACGATTGACGTGGCGTACCGCTATTTCTCCACCGAAAAACGCAAATTTATCATCGCCGACACCCCCGGGCATGAGCAGTACACCCGCAACATGGCGACCGGCGCTTCTACCTGCGATCTCGCTATTCTGCTGATGGACGCCCGTAAAGGCGTGCTGGATCAGACCCGCCGCCACAGCTTTATTTCCACGCTGCTGGGCATCAAGCATCTGGTGGTGGCGGTGAACAAAATGGATCTGGTGGATTTCAGCGAAGAGACGTTTGAGCGCATTCGCCAGGATTATCTGACGTTCGCGGGCCAGCTGCCGGGCAACCTGGATATTCGCTTTGTGCCACTGTCGGCGCTGGAAGGCGACAATGTGGCGGTGCAGAGCCAGAACATGCCGTGGTATACCGGCCCGACGCTGCTGGAAGTGCTGGAAAATATTGAGATCCAGCGCGTGGTCGACGAACAGCCGCTGCGTTTCCCGGTACAGTATGTTAATCGTCCGAATCTCGATTTCCGCGGTTACGCGGGCACCGTCGCGGGCGGCGTGGTGAAAGTGGGCCAGCGCGTGAAGGCGCTGCCGTCCGGCGTGGAGTCGAGCGTGGCGCGTATCGTCACCTTCGATGGCGACTTAGAGGAAGCGGGCGCGGGCGAAGCCGTCACGCTGGTGCTGAAAGATGAAATCGACATCAGCCGCGGCGACCTGCTGGTGGACGCCTCCCAGACGCTGGCGGCGGTACAAAGCGCCGCGGTGGACGTGGTCTGGATGGCCGAGCAGCCGCTGGTGCCGGGCCAGAGCTACGACATCAAAATCGCCGGGAAGAAAACCCGCGCGCGCGTGGATAACGTTCAGTATCAGGTCGATATCAATAACCTGACCCAGCGCGTGGTGGAAAACCTGCCGCTCAACGGCATCGGCCTTGTGGATCTGACGTTCGACGAGCCGCTGAACCTCGATAAATACCAGGAGAACCCGGTAACCGGCGGGCTTATCTTTATCGATCGTCTCTCTAACGTAACGGTCGGCGCGGGTATGGTGCGCGAGCCGCAACAGAATGTGTATCAGGAGCCTTCCGCATTCAGCGCGTTTGAGCTTGAGCTGAATCAGCTGATTCGCCGCCACTTCCCGCACTGGGGCGCGCGCGATCTGCTGGGAGGCAAATAA
- the truD gene encoding tRNA pseudouridine(13) synthase TruD, whose protein sequence is MSDFNTLRWLHGQPQGQGRLKASPGDFQVVEDLGFAPDGDGEHLLVRIRKTGCNTRAVADALAKFLGIAAREVSFAGQKDKYAVTEQWLCARLPGKEMPAMRAFMLEGCEVLEFARHRRKLRLGALKGNRFSLVLRDITHRDEIEQRLGLIREQGVPNYFGPQRFGRGGSNTYQAKRWAQTGQPPRERNKRGFALSAARSLMFNTLVSERLQRCDVNQVMDGDALQLAGRGSWFVAASEELADLQARVDSGELLITAALPGTGDWGTQRAALAFEQTTLADETELLTLLTREKVEAARRAMLLFPRELRWQWQDDATLEVSFWLPAGSFATSVMRELFNTSEDVADISE, encoded by the coding sequence ATGAGTGACTTCAACACGCTGCGCTGGCTTCACGGTCAGCCGCAGGGGCAGGGGCGTCTCAAGGCCAGCCCGGGCGATTTTCAGGTGGTCGAGGATTTAGGCTTCGCGCCGGACGGCGACGGCGAACACCTGCTGGTGCGCATCCGTAAAACCGGCTGCAACACCCGCGCTGTGGCGGACGCGCTGGCGAAGTTTCTCGGCATCGCGGCGCGTGAGGTCAGCTTCGCGGGGCAGAAAGATAAATACGCCGTCACGGAGCAGTGGCTGTGCGCGCGCCTGCCTGGCAAAGAGATGCCCGCGATGCGCGCGTTTATGCTGGAAGGCTGCGAAGTGCTGGAGTTCGCCCGCCATCGTCGCAAGCTGCGCCTGGGCGCGCTGAAAGGCAACCGCTTCTCGCTGGTGCTGCGCGATATCACGCATCGCGATGAGATCGAACAGCGTCTGGGCCTGATTCGCGAACAGGGCGTGCCGAACTATTTCGGCCCGCAGCGTTTCGGGCGGGGCGGCAGCAATACCTACCAGGCGAAACGCTGGGCGCAGACGGGGCAGCCGCCGCGCGAGCGCAATAAGCGCGGCTTCGCGCTCTCCGCCGCGCGCAGCCTGATGTTTAACACGCTGGTCAGCGAACGTCTGCAACGTTGCGATGTTAACCAGGTGATGGACGGCGACGCGCTGCAACTCGCCGGGCGCGGCAGCTGGTTTGTCGCGGCCTCTGAGGAACTTGCTGATTTACAGGCCCGTGTGGACAGCGGCGAGCTGCTGATCACCGCCGCGCTGCCCGGCACCGGCGACTGGGGCACGCAGCGCGCGGCGCTGGCGTTTGAGCAGACGACGCTTGCAGATGAAACCGAGCTGCTCACGCTGCTGACCCGTGAAAAGGTCGAGGCCGCCCGACGCGCCATGTTACTGTTCCCGCGCGAGCTACGCTGGCAGTGGCAGGACGACGCGACGCTTGAGGTGAGCTTCTGGCTGCCCGCCGGCAGCTTCGCCACCAGCGTTATGCGAGAACTGTTCAATACGTCAGAGGATGTCGCGGATATCAGCGAATAA
- the cysG gene encoding siroheme synthase CysG: MEYLPLFAQLKQRPVLVVGGGEVALRKIALLRRAGACVSVVAKKLHPELAALEQEGALRWQAQTFEPAQLDAVFLVIAATSDAALNRRVFDEANARQRLVNVVDDQPLCSFIFPSIVDRSPLIVAISSSGNAPVLARLLREKIESLLPASLGRMAEVAGGFRDRIKARIPTTDGRRRFWEKAFRGRFASLMAAGDTRAAEAVLEAELDAPQGPQGEIILVGAGPGDAGLLTLRGLQVMQQADVVLYDHLVSDGVLDLVRRDADRICVGKRAGAHAVPQHETNQMLIDFAREGKTVVRLKGGDPFIFGRGGEELEAAKAAGVPFQVVPGVTAASGATAYAGIPLTHRDYAQSAVFVTGHYKPDSEPFDWALLAKSRQTLAIYMGTMKAAEISQQLIAHGREAKTPVAVISRGTRDDQRVLTGTLDTLNILAKDAPMPALLVVGEVVQLHQQLAWFQHSTDAEAIRSSVVNLA, encoded by the coding sequence GTGGAATATCTCCCGTTATTTGCTCAACTGAAACAACGCCCGGTGCTGGTCGTCGGCGGCGGCGAAGTGGCGCTGCGTAAAATCGCGCTGCTGCGTCGCGCGGGCGCCTGCGTCTCTGTCGTGGCGAAAAAGCTGCACCCGGAGCTCGCGGCGCTGGAGCAGGAAGGCGCGCTGCGCTGGCAGGCGCAGACATTTGAGCCTGCGCAGCTCGACGCGGTATTTCTGGTTATCGCGGCGACCAGCGACGCGGCGCTCAACCGCCGGGTCTTTGACGAGGCTAACGCTCGTCAGCGCCTGGTTAACGTGGTGGACGATCAGCCGCTGTGCTCGTTTATTTTTCCGTCGATTGTCGACCGCTCGCCGCTTATCGTCGCTATCTCCTCCAGCGGCAACGCGCCGGTGCTGGCGCGACTGCTGCGCGAGAAAATCGAATCCTTGCTGCCGGCAAGCCTCGGACGAATGGCCGAGGTGGCGGGCGGCTTTCGCGATCGCATTAAAGCGCGTATTCCCACGACCGACGGACGCCGTCGCTTCTGGGAAAAAGCCTTTCGCGGCCGCTTTGCGAGCCTGATGGCCGCAGGCGACACCCGCGCCGCCGAAGCGGTGCTGGAAGCCGAACTCGACGCGCCGCAAGGCCCGCAGGGGGAAATCATTCTGGTGGGCGCGGGCCCGGGCGACGCCGGGCTGTTGACGCTGCGCGGTTTGCAGGTGATGCAGCAGGCGGATGTCGTGCTTTACGACCATCTGGTGAGCGACGGCGTGCTGGATCTGGTGCGTCGCGACGCCGACCGCATCTGTGTGGGCAAACGCGCGGGCGCGCATGCCGTCCCACAGCATGAAACCAACCAGATGCTGATCGATTTCGCCCGCGAGGGCAAAACGGTGGTGCGCCTGAAAGGCGGCGATCCGTTTATTTTCGGGCGCGGCGGTGAAGAGCTGGAAGCGGCGAAAGCCGCAGGCGTGCCGTTTCAGGTGGTGCCGGGCGTCACGGCGGCCAGCGGCGCCACGGCCTACGCCGGTATTCCGCTGACCCACCGTGATTACGCCCAGAGCGCGGTATTTGTCACCGGCCACTATAAACCGGACAGCGAGCCGTTCGACTGGGCGCTGCTCGCCAAAAGCCGTCAGACGCTCGCCATCTATATGGGCACCATGAAAGCGGCGGAGATAAGCCAGCAGCTTATCGCGCACGGCCGCGAGGCCAAAACGCCGGTCGCGGTCATCAGCCGCGGCACGCGCGACGACCAGCGCGTTCTGACCGGCACGCTCGACACACTCAACATTCTTGCGAAAGACGCGCCCATGCCCGCGCTGCTCGTTGTGGGCGAAGTGGTGCAGCTCCACCAGCAGCTCGCCTGGTTTCAACATTCAACCGACGCGGAAGCGATTCGTTCTTCCGTGGTGAATCTGGCTTAA
- the ispF gene encoding 2-C-methyl-D-erythritol 2,4-cyclodiphosphate synthase: MRIGHGFDVHAFGGTGPIILGGVRIPYEQGLLAHSDGDVALHALTDALLGAAALGDIGKLFPDTDPAFKGADSRELLREAWRRIQAKGYTLGNVDVTIIAQAPKMAPHIPQMRVFIAEDLGCHMEQVNVKATTTEKLGFTGRGEGIACEAVALLMKAGA; this comes from the coding sequence ATGCGTATCGGACATGGTTTTGACGTACACGCCTTTGGTGGCACAGGCCCGATTATTCTTGGCGGCGTCCGTATTCCTTATGAGCAAGGGCTGCTGGCGCACTCCGACGGCGACGTGGCGCTGCATGCGCTAACCGACGCGCTGCTTGGCGCGGCGGCGCTGGGCGATATCGGCAAACTGTTCCCGGACACCGATCCGGCCTTTAAAGGCGCTGACAGCCGCGAGCTGCTGCGCGAAGCCTGGCGCCGTATCCAGGCGAAGGGCTACACGCTTGGCAACGTCGATGTCACCATCATCGCCCAGGCGCCGAAAATGGCCCCGCACATCCCGCAGATGCGCGTGTTTATCGCCGAGGATCTGGGCTGCCATATGGAGCAGGTGAATGTGAAAGCGACCACCACGGAAAAACTCGGCTTTACCGGCCGCGGCGAAGGCATCGCCTGCGAAGCCGTGGCGCTGCTGATGAAGGCTGGCGCATGA